One window of the Salminus brasiliensis chromosome 1, fSalBra1.hap2, whole genome shotgun sequence genome contains the following:
- the rnf125 gene encoding uncharacterized protein rnf125, protein MESSTTTEECPVCRGTVQNPSEPSPCCNKVFCQSCLTQSTRIRYHCPHCRTPLPGRGASRPVRTALFRRLPGLDSHGAFSTAQPVSSNIHALLSQLRDAQALQTSSSSAGSPASQASPAPAAQAAFPFASPIQRRPTPRPHLRHPARVVTVAPSSPLAPNPFAVAAPHAPVVPLSVPSFSPANSAPLIMPDSSSEEFDGMAWRTEIALMENSSGQPSGPIVRTFKCPYCQEDGLDDLDLRDHCNANHLNDTRQVVCPICVSLPHGDPLYHSRSFIGHLNLRHCYYIQDITNVHQSDDVNLQAAILMSLSKTN, encoded by the exons ATGGAGAGCTCTACAACAACAGAAGAATGTCCAGTGTGTAGAGGTACAGTACAGAATCCATCAGAGCCATCCCCATGCTGCAACAAAGT GTTTTGCCAGTCTTGTCTAACCCAGTCCACCAGAATAAGGTATCACTGCCCCCACTGCAGGACCCCACTGCCTGGCCGTGGTGCCTCTAGG CCTGTCCGAACTGCACTCTTCCGACGCCTTCCAGGGCTGGATAGTCATGGTGCTTTCAGCACTGCACAACCTGTTAGCAGCAACATTCACGC TCTCCTCAGCCAGCTTAGAGATGCCCAAGCATTACAGACCTCCAGTTCTTCAGCTGGGAGCCCAGCCAGTCAGGCTTCTCCAGCCCCAGCCGCACAGGCCGCTTTTCCTTTTGCCTCACCAATTCAGAGAAGGCCAACTCCCAGACCACATCTTCGGCACCCAGCCAGAGTGGTCACCGTTGCTCCTTCGTCTCCACTTGCTCCTAACCCTTTTGCTGTTGCAGCCCCCCATGCACCAGTTGTCCCACTCTCAGTTCCATCGTTCAGTCCAGCAAACTCCGCCCCTCTTATTATGCCTGACTCCTCATCTGAGGAGTTTGACGGAAT GGCTTGGAGAACTGAAATTGCTCTCATGGAAAACTCATCGGGACAACCTTCAGG CCCCATTGTGAGAACATTTAAATGTCCATACTGCCAGGAGGATGGACTGGATGATCTGGATCTGCGAGATCACTGCAATGCCAACCATCTGAATGACACCAGACAAGTG GTGTGTCCCATATGTGtgtccctccctcatggtgacCCACTGTACCACAGCAGGAGCTTCATCGGCCATCTCAACCTACGCCACTGCTACTACATTCAGGACATAACA AACGTCCACCAGAGTGATGATGTCAACTTACAGGCTGCAATACTGATGTCACTGTCCAAGACCAATTAG
- the mep1ba gene encoding meprin A subunit beta, translated as MAFHGTSLLLCLFCAKNLLLSTSSLTGFTEVDVDHGKDWDIFDINQEVGLDLVDGDIEMDQEEGRNSILGDQYRWPTTVPYYLENNLEINAKGVILKAFEQYRLKTCIDFKPWSGEPNYISVYNGSGCSSSVGNQRVGKQRLSIGRNCDRLATVEHEFLHALGFWHEQSRADRDDYVHIIWDQIENGREHNFNIYDETVSSALSVPYDYGSVMHYSKTAFNKGSESTIVTKIPEFIDVIGQRMEFSSSDVFKLNRLYNCTTFSTFLDSCSFEEPNICGMIQGEDVKGKWERVRSVAGGPVTDYTNLGQCNGAGFFMHFSTAPGSHGDKAHLESRLFYPKRGFQCLQFYLYNSGGANDQLNVWVREYDKANTKGELRLIQKISGGLRNSWELYHVTLNASQKFRVVFEGVKGTEALSGGLSLDDINLSETQCPHHIWRIRSFSSVLETTPVGSVMRSPIFLSRDGYSFQISLYVNGKKSNPDSMAIYFHLTSGPHDSQLTWPCPWRQATMALMDQNPNIQHRMDNQRMITTDPSKTSNDGDNVEYFWDNPKKVGSPEINPDGTLYYRGPGYGTSSFITHKRLKSRDFIKGDDVIFLLSLEDVSGLLEIQPVPNPVACVGEDCPERRPSPDKTPASSSTSAAAASTATVVGCAFAGAITLLLMVASVLYKLKRLQQRGEPDRMDLVNAEIVNGCKNGQTPRFTMK; from the exons ATGGCCTTTCATGGTACATCTCTGCTGCTCTGCCTGTTTTGTGCTAAGAATCTGTTATTG TCAACATCCTCGCTGACGG GCTTTACAGAGGTGGATGTGGATCATGGCAAAGACTGGGATATATTTGACATAAACCAAG AAGTAGGACTTGATCTGGTAGATGGAGACATAGAAATGGATCAG GAGGAAGGCAGAAACTCTATTCTGGGTGATCAGTATCGCTGGCCAACCACTGTTCCATACTACCTTGAGAACAACTTGG AAATCAATGCTAAAGGAGTGATCCTAAAGGCGTTTGAGCAGTACAGACTCAAGACCTGTATCGACTTCAAACCCTGGAGTGGCGAGCCAAACTATATTTCAGTGTACAATGGTTCTGG GTGTTCCTCCTCTGTGGGGAATCAACGGGTCGGGAAGCAGAGGTTATCAATTGGCCGAAACTGTGATCGTCTAGCAACTGTGGAGCATGAGTTCCTGCATGCCCTGGGGTTCTGGCACGAGCAGTCCCGAGCTGACCGAGACGACTATGTCCACATCATATGGGACCAGATTGAAAACG GTAGAGAGCACAACTTTAACATCTATGATGAAACAGTGTCCAGTGCTCTCAGCGTGCCCTACGACTATGGTTCCGTTATGCACTACAGTAAGACTGCCTTCAACAAGGGCTCAGAGTCGACCATCGTCACTAAGATACCGGAGTTCATTGATGTGATTGGCCAACGCATGGAGTTCAGTTCCAGTGATGTGTTCAAGCTAAACAGGCTCTACAACTGCA CCACATTCTCCACCTTCTTGGACTCCTGCAGCTTTGAGGAGCCCAATATCTGTGGTATGATCCAGGGAGAGGATGTGAAGGGCAAATGGGAGCGAGTGAGGAGTGTGGCGGGAGGTCCAGTCACTGACTACACCAACCTGGGCCAGTGTAACG GTGCAGGTTTCTTCATGCATTTTAGCACAGCCCCAGGCAGCCACGGAGACAAGGCCCACTTGGAAAGTCGTCTCTTTTACCCTAAGCGTGGATTCCAGTGCCTGCAGTTCTACCTGTACAACAGTGGGGGTGCGAATGACCAACTGAACGTGTGGGTGCGCGAGTATGACAAAGCAAACACCAAAGGAGAGCTAAGGCTAATTCAAAAAATCAGTG GTGGCCTTAGAAACTCCTGGGAGCTTTACCATGTGACGCTGAATGCGTCTCAGAAGTTCCGAGTGGTGTTTGAAGGAGTGAAGGGCACAGAGGCATTGAGTGGAGGTCTATCTCTGGATGACATCAATCTTTCAGAGACCCAGTGCCCTCACCACATCTGGCGCATCCGGAGCTTCAGCAGTGTCCTTGAGACTACACCTGTTGGTTCCGTGATGAGGAGTCCTATCTTTTTGTCCCGTGATGGCTACTCGTTTCAGATTTCCCTGTATGTTAACGGTAAGAAAAGCAATCCTGACAGCATGGCCATCTACTTCCACCTGACGTCAGGACCGCATGACAGCCAGCTGACATGGCCGTGTCCATGGCGACAGGCTACCATGGCTCTGATGGACCAGAACCCCAATATTCAACATCGCATGGACAACCAAAGGATGATCACTACTGACCCCAGCAAGACATCTAATGACG GGGATAATGTGGAATATTTCTGGGACAACCCAAAGAAGGTTGGCAGTCCAGAAATAAACCCGGATGGTACCTTATACTACAGAGGGCCCGGTTATGGCACCAGCTCTTTCATTACACACAAGCGCCTGAAGAGTCGTGACTTCATCAAAGGAGATGACGTCATCTTCCTCCTCAGTCTAGAAG ATGTATCTGGTCTTCTGGAGATTCAGCCTGTCCCAAACCCTGTTGCCTGTGTAGGTGAGGATTGTCCAGAGAGACGCCCATCACCTGATAAAACACCAGCTTCCTCGTCCACCtccgctgctgctgcctccacaGCAACAGTGGTAGGTTGTGCTTTTGCTGGG